The following coding sequences lie in one Candidatus Eremiobacterota bacterium genomic window:
- a CDS encoding DNA topoisomerase IB: MDSQAAAREAGLRYIDDRRPGITRRRRGRHFAYYNPDGSPLRDPREIERIKALAIPPAYSEVWISPIANGHIQATARDARGRKQYRYHRRWREVRDEAKYHRLVAFGRGLPAIRKAVAKDLRGAELSRQKVLAALVTIMDSTGIRVGNEEYAQANDSYGLTTLRTRHVRVQGSTVRLRFRGKTGRERSIAFNDARLARIIKRCRDLPGEELFTYIDETGAVSAVSSDDVNDYIRSIAGDDFSAKDFRTWIGTVECIAALTEPAEHQTDAKQKIVAALAQVAQRLGNTPAVCRKAYVHPAVIETYTRLRRLPCRNGKSPTAKERAGTLTTPERVALRFVEKWERRGREPIERTLERSLKKAQPYADGASK, translated from the coding sequence ATGGACTCTCAAGCGGCTGCTCGCGAGGCGGGGCTACGGTATATCGACGATCGCCGCCCGGGAATTACCCGGCGGCGCCGTGGACGTCACTTCGCGTACTATAATCCCGATGGAAGCCCGCTGCGCGATCCTCGCGAAATCGAGCGAATTAAGGCTCTCGCGATTCCGCCTGCCTATAGTGAGGTTTGGATCTCACCCATTGCCAATGGCCATATCCAGGCAACAGCGCGCGATGCGCGCGGCCGCAAACAGTACCGCTACCACCGCCGTTGGCGCGAAGTGCGCGACGAGGCGAAATACCATCGGCTGGTAGCCTTTGGTCGCGGCCTGCCGGCGATACGAAAAGCCGTCGCCAAAGATCTACGCGGTGCCGAGCTCTCGCGCCAAAAGGTGCTTGCGGCGCTCGTGACCATCATGGACTCCACCGGAATACGCGTGGGCAACGAGGAGTACGCCCAAGCAAATGATTCGTATGGCTTAACCACTCTGCGAACGCGGCACGTTCGCGTCCAGGGCTCGACGGTGCGTCTGCGTTTTCGCGGCAAGACCGGGCGCGAGCGATCGATCGCTTTTAACGACGCGCGGCTCGCGCGCATCATCAAGCGCTGCCGCGACCTTCCCGGCGAGGAGCTCTTCACGTATATCGACGAGACTGGCGCGGTGAGCGCGGTGAGCTCCGACGACGTGAACGACTACATACGCAGCATTGCCGGCGACGACTTCTCGGCCAAGGACTTCCGAACGTGGATCGGTACGGTTGAGTGTATTGCCGCGCTCACCGAGCCCGCCGAACATCAAACCGATGCCAAACAAAAAATCGTCGCCGCTCTGGCGCAGGTCGCCCAGCGGCTAGGCAACACGCCCGCCGTTTGCCGCAAGGCGTACGTCCATCCGGCCGTGATCGAAACCTATACACGGTTACGCCGATTGCCGTGCAGAAACGGCAAGTCGCCGACTGCAAAAGAGCGCGCGGGCACGCTCACCACGCCGGAACGCGTCGCGCTACGTTTCGTCGAAAAATGGGAGCGCCGAGGCCGCGAGCCGATCGAACGGACGCTAGAGCGCTCCCTAAAAAAAGCCCAGCCTTATGCCGATGGAGCTTCGAAATGA
- a CDS encoding HAMP domain-containing histidine kinase, giving the protein MSIRTRFTFTVVAIVAVTVALFATLSIIALDRALHSGFRSGLSADAQAIATAVDVHDGRVSVDKNDLQALASLNPQISFAVYAAGGARVGGEAAPSRTQKWQSASAPVAREGHTYGWVTVWQSGRWIGDLERKTALVLSSVGLLLIALGAIASRRVAVRVLGPVAQIASLAEGIEANDLSGRLRVDGRDELGRLCATFDRMLDRLQGAFVRERRFVADASHELRAPLAVLQAETELALRRERTSGEYRAALASIEQEADRLEHLVDELLAAARAEVDANQRQAFDANALVSDIAARVRPAAAARNINVSVETNGEAVAHANRATLERALVAIAHNAVTYGRAEGTVKLRASAANDSVLIEIADDGAGFSNEALAHATERFWRGDTSRPRGGTGLGLAIARTMVEANRGTLALANAPKGGAKVIIEVPSYGATLSGDSADRSASLRDMISRTSGHV; this is encoded by the coding sequence GTGAGCATTCGCACGCGCTTCACATTTACCGTCGTCGCGATCGTTGCCGTGACCGTCGCGCTCTTCGCCACACTCTCCATTATAGCCCTGGATCGCGCGTTGCATTCGGGCTTTCGTTCCGGCTTATCTGCCGATGCGCAAGCGATCGCGACCGCGGTGGACGTCCACGACGGGCGGGTTTCGGTGGATAAGAATGACCTTCAGGCGCTAGCATCGCTGAATCCCCAGATCTCCTTTGCGGTCTACGCCGCCGGCGGTGCTAGAGTCGGCGGTGAAGCGGCGCCGTCGCGAACGCAAAAGTGGCAGAGCGCGAGCGCGCCGGTGGCGCGCGAAGGGCATACGTACGGCTGGGTAACGGTCTGGCAATCCGGTCGCTGGATTGGCGACCTCGAACGTAAGACTGCCCTCGTCCTATCGAGTGTTGGCCTTTTGCTGATTGCGCTAGGAGCTATTGCTTCGCGCCGCGTTGCCGTCCGGGTGCTGGGGCCGGTGGCGCAAATCGCCTCGCTCGCCGAAGGCATCGAAGCGAACGACCTTTCCGGACGGCTCCGAGTTGACGGCCGCGACGAGCTCGGCCGTCTCTGCGCCACCTTCGACCGCATGCTCGATCGTTTGCAGGGAGCGTTTGTGCGCGAACGGCGCTTCGTCGCCGACGCGTCGCACGAGCTTCGTGCGCCACTTGCCGTCCTACAGGCCGAAACTGAGCTCGCGCTGCGGCGCGAGCGTACGAGCGGCGAATATCGTGCAGCTCTGGCGTCGATCGAGCAAGAGGCGGACCGCCTCGAACATTTGGTCGACGAACTTCTTGCGGCCGCACGTGCAGAGGTGGACGCGAATCAACGCCAAGCATTCGATGCGAACGCACTGGTTAGCGACATAGCGGCTCGAGTACGACCCGCGGCCGCTGCGCGCAACATCAACGTCTCCGTCGAGACCAACGGCGAAGCCGTGGCACACGCCAATCGCGCCACGCTCGAGCGGGCCCTGGTCGCAATCGCGCACAATGCCGTTACCTATGGCCGCGCCGAAGGAACCGTCAAACTCCGGGCGAGCGCAGCAAACGATTCCGTTCTTATCGAGATCGCGGACGACGGCGCGGGATTCAGCAACGAAGCACTCGCTCACGCGACCGAGAGATTTTGGCGCGGGGATACTTCGCGGCCGCGCGGTGGTACGGGCCTGGGGCTGGCGATCGCGCGAACGATGGTTGAAGCGAATCGCGGCACGCTCGCATTAGCAAACGCGCCAAAGGGAGGCGCGAAGGTCATTATCGAGGTGCCGTCTTACGGCGCGACACTCTCCGGCGATTCAGCGGATAGGTCGGCGAGTTTGCGCGACATGATATCGAGAACGAGCGGCCACGTGTAA
- a CDS encoding GNAT family N-acetyltransferase produces the protein MPKRSATFMLIRRAEPSEAEQLTELALRSKRAWDYDEDFMQRVMPDMIVHPQYLIAEQGFIAEEAGKILGYAIVRVGLAKAFLRDLFVEPDRFRQGIGNELFQRVVRFALERGATSISLTGDPNAIGFYERMGMHQVGAEPSIAGNDRTLPIMEMDIGSTQNCD, from the coding sequence TTGCCGAAGCGTTCGGCAACGTTCATGCTGATTCGCCGCGCCGAACCTAGCGAAGCCGAACAACTCACCGAGCTCGCGCTTCGGTCGAAGCGCGCATGGGACTACGACGAGGATTTCATGCAACGGGTGATGCCCGATATGATCGTGCACCCTCAGTACCTGATCGCCGAACAGGGATTCATTGCAGAAGAAGCCGGAAAGATACTTGGGTACGCGATCGTGCGGGTTGGCCTCGCGAAGGCGTTTCTCCGCGATCTCTTTGTCGAGCCGGATCGCTTCCGTCAGGGCATCGGCAACGAGCTCTTCCAGCGAGTCGTGCGTTTCGCGCTCGAACGCGGGGCAACGAGCATTAGCCTAACGGGCGACCCCAACGCCATCGGATTCTATGAGCGAATGGGAATGCATCAAGTGGGCGCCGAGCCATCCATTGCCGGTAATGACCGCACGCTGCCGATTATGGAAATGGATATCGGCTCAACCCAAAATTGTGATTGA
- a CDS encoding glycosyltransferase family 4 protein, which yields MVSLPENAVLLSFEGPDPYSMVGGLGTRVSELSAALAEADIKTTLIFVGDPNRPPISQPHDKLEYRRWCQWISTYYPNSVYEGEIAKMNDYTASVPSFVAEDVVAAAAARRESVLVLAEDWQTAPSVIALDAILRERGLREHVIMVWNANNTFGFHTIDWSGLQNAARITTVSRYMKYELQAHGVDALVIPNGIPERLLEGAEKKLVRVALKGFERRRPLFVKIARFDEDKRWLQVVDAFANVVSHHPEATLVMRGGREEYGAVVLEHAGKRGLYVADLTVESRDPSDVLEAIASAPGSIVHVRSFIPEAALLALYHTADAVLANSGREPFGLVGLEVMAVGGLAVTGSTGEDYVEPFRNGLVCDTAEPRELTHLLEHLLADHDRAMEIAASGEATARRYTWPLVLDIMSRKLADLSAESPESVAP from the coding sequence ATGGTTTCGCTGCCGGAGAATGCCGTATTACTCTCGTTCGAAGGGCCCGACCCGTACTCAATGGTCGGCGGCCTTGGGACGCGAGTCAGCGAGCTTAGCGCAGCGCTGGCAGAGGCCGACATAAAAACCACGCTTATCTTCGTCGGCGACCCCAATCGTCCACCGATCTCGCAGCCGCACGACAAGCTTGAATATCGGCGGTGGTGCCAGTGGATCTCAACCTACTATCCAAACAGCGTCTACGAGGGCGAGATCGCCAAGATGAACGACTATACCGCGAGCGTGCCCTCGTTCGTGGCAGAGGATGTCGTCGCCGCCGCCGCCGCGCGCCGAGAATCCGTACTCGTCCTTGCCGAGGACTGGCAAACGGCTCCGAGTGTCATCGCTTTGGACGCAATTCTGCGCGAGCGCGGACTTCGGGAGCACGTCATAATGGTGTGGAACGCGAATAATACATTCGGCTTTCATACCATCGACTGGAGTGGATTACAAAATGCGGCGCGAATCACGACCGTCAGCCGCTACATGAAATACGAGCTCCAGGCGCACGGAGTTGACGCGCTCGTGATTCCTAACGGTATCCCGGAGCGGCTGCTTGAGGGAGCCGAGAAGAAGCTGGTCCGCGTGGCGCTCAAGGGCTTCGAGCGCCGACGCCCGCTTTTCGTAAAAATCGCGCGATTCGACGAAGACAAGCGGTGGTTGCAAGTCGTGGATGCGTTTGCGAATGTGGTTTCGCATCATCCCGAAGCGACATTGGTGATGCGTGGCGGGCGCGAAGAGTATGGCGCCGTCGTTCTCGAGCACGCGGGCAAACGAGGCCTTTACGTGGCCGACCTTACCGTGGAATCCCGCGATCCGTCCGACGTTCTCGAAGCAATAGCGTCGGCGCCGGGTTCGATCGTCCATGTTCGTAGCTTTATTCCGGAAGCCGCGCTGCTTGCGCTCTACCATACGGCGGATGCGGTCTTAGCCAACAGCGGACGCGAGCCGTTTGGCCTGGTCGGTCTTGAAGTCATGGCCGTTGGCGGGTTGGCGGTAACCGGTTCGACCGGCGAAGATTACGTCGAACCGTTTCGTAATGGGCTGGTTTGCGATACGGCCGAACCTCGCGAGCTCACGCATCTCCTCGAGCATCTTCTCGCCGATCACGATCGCGCGATGGAGATTGCGGCTTCAGGAGAGGCGACGGCGCGGCGTTACACGTGGCCGCTCGTTCTCGATATCATGTCGCGCAAACTCGCCGACCTATCCGCTGAATCGCCGGAGAGTGTCGCGCCGTAA
- a CDS encoding response regulator transcription factor, whose amino-acid sequence MRVLVVEDDPPLRRLLRRGLTEDGYVVDALADGCDCEEYLVGARYDALVLDLSLPGEDGLEILRRLRANGNAVPVLVLTARDTAGDVVSGLDAGADDYLRKPFSFDELEARLRSLRRRLPAWTAASLQFGDLVFDSETRQAQRAGRELFLTAKESLFLEVLMRHAGRTVTRRMLEDRLWDRESDRISNVLDVYARRLRKKLTECGEPQILHTHRGLGYRLGET is encoded by the coding sequence GTGCGCGTACTCGTCGTTGAAGACGATCCGCCGCTGCGAAGATTGCTGCGCCGCGGCCTAACCGAGGACGGATACGTCGTTGACGCACTCGCCGACGGATGCGATTGCGAGGAGTATCTCGTGGGGGCGCGATACGATGCTCTGGTCCTCGACCTCAGCCTTCCGGGCGAAGATGGATTGGAGATCTTGCGTCGGTTGCGAGCGAACGGAAACGCAGTACCCGTCCTCGTCCTGACTGCAAGGGATACTGCCGGCGACGTGGTGAGCGGCCTCGATGCCGGTGCCGACGATTATTTGCGCAAACCGTTTTCCTTCGACGAGCTCGAGGCGCGTTTGCGTTCCCTGCGGCGACGGCTGCCCGCCTGGACCGCCGCGTCGTTGCAATTCGGCGATCTGGTCTTCGACTCCGAGACCCGCCAAGCGCAGCGTGCGGGTCGCGAGTTGTTTCTGACCGCCAAGGAGAGCCTCTTTCTCGAGGTACTGATGCGTCACGCCGGACGAACCGTCACTCGCCGAATGCTCGAAGACCGTTTATGGGATCGTGAAAGCGACCGCATCTCCAACGTACTGGACGTCTATGCGCGCCGATTGCGCAAGAAGCTCACCGAGTGCGGCGAGCCGCAGATCTTACACACGCATCGCGGCTTGGGATACCGGCTGGGCGAAACGTGA
- a CDS encoding hemerythrin domain-containing protein produces MQIDTALLPVRGNDAVEILLNDHQVIKNLLRELTEASGPRRQEVMEQLKGVLTIHNATEENLVYPAIDKVAGSKLEAQHLYHETAEADTLFFELDSMLKERDESEFGAKAEKFADAVRHHIEEEETKAFPRLKENSDQRHSEMLADSVKTFRRSLHFEAPSA; encoded by the coding sequence ATGCAAATCGATACCGCACTGCTGCCGGTCCGCGGCAACGACGCAGTGGAAATTCTCCTGAACGATCATCAGGTCATTAAGAATCTTTTACGCGAGCTGACGGAAGCGTCCGGCCCTCGACGTCAAGAAGTGATGGAACAGCTTAAAGGCGTCCTAACGATTCACAATGCGACCGAGGAAAATCTCGTTTATCCGGCGATCGACAAAGTAGCCGGGAGCAAGCTCGAGGCGCAGCATCTTTACCACGAAACCGCCGAAGCGGACACGCTCTTCTTCGAGCTCGATTCGATGTTAAAGGAAAGGGACGAATCTGAATTCGGCGCGAAGGCGGAAAAGTTCGCCGACGCGGTACGCCATCACATCGAAGAAGAGGAAACCAAAGCTTTCCCGCGGCTAAAAGAAAATTCCGATCAGCGTCACTCCGAGATGCTCGCCGATTCGGTGAAGACGTTCCGCCGCTCCCTTCATTTCGAAGCTCCATCGGCATAA
- a CDS encoding 4a-hydroxytetrahydrobiopterin dehydratase, which yields MSELAARACVPCRGGVPPLTDEQIAPLLAQLGAGWRIVERDDAKRGTIKILCGTYRFENFAEAMQTAIRVGDMAEEQQHHPDLHVSWGRLAVEIWTHKIGGLTESDFIFAAKCDAIAAR from the coding sequence ATGAGTGAGCTCGCAGCACGTGCGTGCGTGCCATGCCGCGGCGGCGTTCCGCCCCTGACCGACGAACAGATTGCGCCGCTGCTCGCGCAGCTCGGCGCCGGTTGGCGCATCGTCGAACGCGACGACGCCAAGCGCGGGACGATCAAGATTCTCTGCGGTACCTACCGTTTCGAAAACTTCGCCGAAGCAATGCAGACCGCGATTCGCGTCGGCGATATGGCCGAGGAACAGCAGCACCATCCCGATCTGCACGTCTCCTGGGGAAGATTGGCCGTCGAGATCTGGACGCACAAGATCGGTGGCCTCACCGAAAGCGATTTCATCTTCGCGGCGAAGTGCGACGCAATAGCCGCTCGATAA
- a CDS encoding ankyrin repeat domain-containing protein encodes MPSKILAALYERKHDEAAAIAAQTMQLDVFEAAAMGDAVRLRDLLAENAECATMWSDDGFTPLHLAAFFAKAECVRALIDTGADVDAQARNSMAVRALHSAVTARSLPCVELLLEGGADPNARQTRGYTPLHSAVNSGDAAIERALLDGGADPTLRADDGREVEDFRRR; translated from the coding sequence ATGCCTTCTAAGATCCTCGCGGCGCTCTACGAGCGCAAGCACGACGAGGCTGCGGCGATCGCAGCGCAGACAATGCAACTCGACGTTTTCGAAGCGGCTGCCATGGGCGATGCGGTTCGTTTACGCGATCTGCTCGCGGAAAACGCCGAATGCGCGACGATGTGGAGCGACGACGGCTTTACACCGTTGCATCTGGCGGCTTTTTTCGCAAAAGCGGAGTGCGTGCGGGCACTGATCGACACCGGCGCCGATGTCGACGCTCAGGCGCGCAATTCGATGGCGGTACGGGCGTTGCATAGCGCGGTCACGGCGCGCTCGCTGCCGTGTGTCGAACTTTTGCTCGAGGGAGGCGCCGACCCCAACGCGCGTCAAACGCGAGGATACACGCCGTTGCACTCCGCCGTAAATAGCGGCGACGCGGCCATCGAGCGGGCGCTGCTGGATGGCGGCGCCGATCCAACGCTGCGCGCCGACGACGGTCGCGAAGTCGAAGACTTCCGGCGACGCTAA
- a CDS encoding MarR family transcriptional regulator → MSSQLATTADRLHSTAIHLLRFVRQVDAESGLTGPRLSLLSVLVFGGDRTITELAEAEGVRAPTMTRLIDGLERDGYVKRKPEPRDARVTRVVATAKGRSTLTTARRRRIVAIESILEQLDNEQLSTIAQAAGIIERLLRRTSPRR, encoded by the coding sequence ATGTCAAGTCAGTTGGCAACGACCGCCGACCGCCTCCATTCGACGGCCATTCATTTGCTGCGTTTCGTTCGGCAGGTCGACGCCGAGAGCGGACTGACCGGCCCGAGGCTGTCGCTGCTCTCGGTGCTGGTCTTCGGTGGCGATCGAACCATCACGGAGCTGGCTGAAGCCGAAGGAGTTCGAGCGCCGACGATGACGCGTCTCATCGACGGACTGGAGCGCGACGGTTACGTGAAGCGCAAGCCTGAGCCGCGCGATGCCCGCGTGACGCGCGTCGTGGCGACCGCGAAGGGTCGCTCGACCTTGACGACCGCACGCCGGCGGCGCATCGTCGCCATCGAGTCCATACTCGAGCAGCTCGATAACGAGCAGCTCTCGACGATTGCGCAGGCCGCGGGTATTATCGAGCGGCTATTGCGTCGCACTTCGCCGCGAAGATGA
- a CDS encoding M28 family peptidase, with translation MRSCVAAIALVSSAAVVCSVVLADAQTAPQPAITPSTVSSDTALVGWAAGPAVAAELQAEKTMMAVPSGANALEIEHHLSSVPHRAGSAADYATALYVKRRLDADGFATRIVPYQVAFTGPLQQSLSMVAPRRVSFDLIEGVSGHHTKWEIMAGQPFLEESGDGDVTGPVVYVNAATKDDLTEIDARHVSLKNVIALVRLSVPGSGGFRALNPSWIPYNELRKRGVIGILEFMEPATTGYGGGAMWPNGNYKNENMAERMSGMSPRGFMMFPPGDPTIGGRAPIPGEPHKAWNEIPHATIPELSITQSTARSLLSAMTGSVVPQSWHPMFEFVAHFGGNVVVHIHSKFERELKTIWLVFGDMRGAREPDSIVMIGSHRDAMTFGAIDPGSGTTVLLQDADAFHALAQQGWRPNRTLEIASWDGHELGLFGSAAYIYQNGAQLRKNLFQYINTDQLTTGDPFVVSASPGLYSFMKQICDVVPGADGKGMVGMRDQRIDPLLNPITGGSDHQNFSYMLGVLSTSNGYYGYFGAHHTAEDNLDGLRTYDPGMRQAVVTAQVTGIQAMRAANATVEPLRIEEIPAQMLEDLLPVQLAVFQKSNGAVTFGELRQALDRYKEAAHATDLAMQQAEAKGDVVSMQAIAADEQASRDAFYLSGGLLENAYYHTIDRVYTSFPEIVFAGGKDTVIKSAYARILSATQLATDALHQHLSS, from the coding sequence ATGCGTTCTTGTGTTGCCGCGATCGCGCTCGTTTCATCCGCTGCAGTCGTTTGCAGTGTTGTGCTCGCCGACGCTCAGACGGCGCCCCAACCCGCGATAACGCCATCGACCGTTTCCTCCGATACTGCGCTCGTCGGCTGGGCTGCGGGGCCCGCCGTCGCGGCGGAGCTCCAAGCCGAGAAGACGATGATGGCCGTGCCCAGCGGCGCCAACGCGCTGGAGATCGAGCACCACTTGTCCTCCGTTCCGCATCGGGCCGGCTCCGCCGCCGATTATGCAACGGCGCTCTACGTGAAGCGCCGCCTCGATGCCGACGGATTTGCGACCCGCATCGTGCCGTATCAGGTTGCCTTTACCGGCCCGCTGCAGCAGAGCCTCTCGATGGTTGCGCCGCGACGTGTCAGTTTCGACCTGATCGAAGGCGTGTCGGGGCATCACACCAAGTGGGAGATCATGGCGGGCCAACCGTTCCTTGAAGAGTCCGGCGACGGCGACGTTACCGGGCCCGTCGTCTACGTGAACGCCGCAACCAAAGACGACTTAACCGAAATCGACGCCCGGCACGTCAGCCTTAAGAACGTCATCGCGCTCGTGCGCTTGAGCGTTCCGGGCAGCGGCGGATTTCGAGCGCTCAATCCGAGCTGGATTCCGTACAACGAACTGCGCAAGCGCGGCGTCATTGGTATCTTGGAGTTTATGGAGCCGGCGACGACCGGTTATGGCGGCGGCGCCATGTGGCCCAACGGCAACTACAAGAATGAAAACATGGCCGAGCGTATGAGCGGCATGTCGCCGCGAGGGTTTATGATGTTTCCGCCGGGCGACCCGACGATTGGCGGTCGGGCGCCGATTCCCGGCGAGCCGCACAAAGCCTGGAATGAGATACCGCACGCGACCATCCCCGAGCTGAGCATCACGCAGAGCACGGCGCGGTCGCTGCTATCCGCGATGACCGGTAGCGTGGTGCCGCAGTCCTGGCATCCAATGTTTGAATTCGTTGCGCATTTCGGCGGTAACGTCGTCGTTCACATTCACAGCAAATTTGAACGCGAGCTCAAGACGATTTGGTTGGTCTTCGGCGATATGCGCGGCGCGCGCGAGCCCGACTCGATCGTGATGATCGGTAGCCATCGCGACGCAATGACCTTCGGTGCGATCGACCCCGGCAGCGGCACGACCGTCCTTCTGCAAGATGCCGACGCCTTCCACGCTCTCGCCCAGCAGGGTTGGCGACCCAATCGGACGCTCGAGATCGCGTCTTGGGACGGTCACGAACTCGGTCTCTTCGGTTCGGCCGCCTACATTTATCAGAACGGCGCGCAGTTGCGCAAAAATCTGTTTCAGTACATCAATACCGATCAGCTGACGACCGGTGACCCGTTCGTGGTCAGCGCGTCGCCGGGACTCTATTCCTTCATGAAGCAAATCTGCGACGTCGTACCCGGCGCCGACGGAAAGGGTATGGTGGGAATGCGCGATCAGCGCATCGATCCGCTGCTCAATCCAATCACGGGCGGTTCCGATCATCAAAACTTTTCCTACATGCTCGGCGTCTTAAGCACGTCGAACGGCTATTATGGTTACTTCGGCGCCCATCATACGGCCGAAGATAATCTCGACGGTCTGCGTACGTACGATCCCGGCATGCGACAGGCGGTCGTCACCGCACAAGTCACCGGCATTCAAGCTATGCGCGCGGCAAATGCAACGGTCGAGCCGCTTCGCATCGAAGAGATCCCCGCCCAGATGCTGGAAGACTTACTTCCGGTACAACTCGCGGTTTTTCAAAAGAGCAACGGCGCCGTAACTTTCGGCGAGCTTCGCCAAGCATTGGATCGATACAAAGAAGCGGCACACGCAACCGACCTTGCAATGCAGCAAGCCGAAGCGAAGGGCGACGTTGTTTCCATGCAGGCGATCGCAGCAGACGAGCAAGCGTCGCGCGATGCATTCTATCTCTCCGGCGGTTTGCTCGAAAACGCCTATTATCACACGATCGACCGCGTCTATACGAGCTTTCCCGAGATCGTCTTTGCCGGCGGAAAAGATACCGTGATCAAAAGCGCCTACGCGCGGATTCTTAGCGCGACACAGCTCGCAACGGACGCACTGCATCAACACCTGTCATCCTGA
- a CDS encoding MaoC family dehydratase translates to MMPPARDRFFEDYHPGAAGEYGPITIDESEILEFGRRYDPQYLHVDRERADRGLYGGLIASGWQTMATAMRLFVDNFLPDGASLGSPGVDELRWLRPVRPGDALRLRVTVVSTRVSKTKPDRGLVETSLEIVNQADEVVATMRAVNFIKRRPSNPSTGSG, encoded by the coding sequence ATGATGCCGCCCGCACGGGATCGTTTTTTCGAAGATTATCATCCTGGCGCAGCCGGCGAGTATGGGCCAATCACGATCGACGAGAGCGAAATCCTCGAATTCGGACGGCGCTACGATCCGCAATATCTTCACGTCGATCGGGAACGTGCTGACCGCGGTCTTTACGGCGGACTCATCGCCAGCGGCTGGCAGACGATGGCCACCGCCATGCGTCTATTCGTCGATAACTTTCTACCCGACGGTGCGAGTCTAGGCTCGCCCGGAGTTGACGAGCTGCGCTGGCTGCGGCCGGTCCGTCCCGGCGACGCCTTGCGTCTACGCGTAACCGTCGTTTCAACGCGCGTTTCGAAAACGAAGCCGGATCGCGGTCTGGTTGAAACATCGCTTGAAATCGTCAATCAAGCCGACGAAGTCGTTGCGACGATGCGCGCGGTCAACTTCATCAAACGCCGCCCTTCGAATCCTTCGACGGGCTCAGGATGA
- a CDS encoding methyltransferase domain-containing protein: MTAAPVRTVDPDKLHAFVGKVLGDLGAAASAALTIIGDKLGLYRELAKGDALSPSELAARTGTAERYVREWLANQAASGYVDYDPATQLFSLPPERAFMLADESSPLFIQGAFQLIEAMSAAEPQISERFRTGKGFGWHEHDPRLFEGTERFFRPGYNANLIGSWIPALDGVEARLRSGGKVADVGCGLGASTIIMAQAFPNATFHGFDYHAGSIELARRRAQAAGVADRVEFTVASAKDFPGKDYDLIAYFDCLHDMGDPVGAAKYVRSALATDGVWMLVEPFANDRLEDNLNPIGRIYYAASTMLCTPGSLAQEVGLALGAQAGEKRLRSVVEQAGLTHFRRATETPFNIVYEIKR, from the coding sequence ATGACTGCCGCGCCTGTGCGCACGGTCGACCCCGACAAGCTCCATGCTTTTGTCGGCAAGGTCCTCGGCGATTTGGGCGCGGCTGCGAGCGCGGCGCTCACTATCATCGGAGACAAACTTGGGCTCTACCGCGAGCTCGCCAAAGGCGACGCGCTTTCCCCGAGCGAGCTTGCTGCACGAACGGGCACCGCCGAACGGTACGTCCGTGAGTGGCTCGCCAATCAAGCCGCGAGCGGCTACGTCGACTACGATCCGGCGACGCAGCTTTTTTCGCTGCCGCCTGAACGCGCGTTCATGCTCGCCGACGAAAGCAGTCCGCTCTTCATTCAGGGCGCGTTTCAACTCATCGAAGCGATGTCGGCCGCCGAACCTCAGATCAGCGAGCGTTTTCGTACTGGGAAAGGTTTCGGATGGCACGAGCACGACCCGAGACTCTTCGAAGGAACGGAGCGTTTCTTCCGGCCGGGCTACAATGCCAACCTTATCGGCTCGTGGATACCGGCGCTCGACGGCGTTGAGGCTAGGTTGCGGTCGGGCGGGAAGGTTGCCGACGTAGGCTGCGGACTGGGTGCCTCGACGATTATCATGGCGCAGGCGTTTCCAAATGCCACTTTCCACGGCTTTGACTACCATGCGGGCTCCATCGAGTTGGCTCGTCGGCGCGCGCAGGCAGCAGGTGTCGCCGACCGTGTCGAATTTACCGTAGCGAGTGCGAAAGACTTCCCCGGTAAGGATTATGATTTGATTGCATACTTCGACTGTCTGCACGACATGGGCGATCCGGTTGGTGCTGCCAAGTACGTCCGCAGCGCTCTCGCGACCGACGGCGTCTGGATGCTGGTCGAGCCATTCGCGAACGATCGGCTCGAAGATAACCTCAATCCAATCGGCCGGATCTACTACGCGGCTTCAACAATGCTGTGCACTCCGGGATCGTTGGCGCAAGAGGTCGGTTTGGCTTTAGGGGCACAGGCCGGCGAAAAGCGCCTGAGATCGGTCGTCGAGCAGGCCGGGTTGACGCATTTCCGGCGCGCGACCGAGACGCCATTCAACATCGTGTACGAGATCAAACGCTGA